A region from the Verrucomicrobiota bacterium genome encodes:
- a CDS encoding DUF2971 domain-containing protein has translation MAVHRQKKKAMLMTHGVIENGPVPVNPRSVLWRYVSLPTLLLYLDKRLRLSSILALRRMDRLEGLPSWNHVTQSNGFSVAEREQLWKFVPSRLSRSDQKIFRLNANHSGANQRIVYDHWNRLIDSTRYALSFFLAPHESIAMWRLYAPQGFAIRTSLDSLNKALVHTERKWRISRMKYWDKTAEINPDQLSADPELKSALRRPFLLKSREYDYENEVRLFTVDGHARRNLVVEQVAPEDWIEEMRVSPEIWSEDAALLRDLVKSRCPMLENRLGPSPLASVSNHAESCWSEIEAGVSNENAQKNWPTFLWEP, from the coding sequence ATGGCAGTGCATCGGCAAAAGAAAAAGGCAATGCTGATGACTCATGGAGTTATTGAAAATGGACCCGTGCCGGTGAACCCGCGTTCTGTGCTCTGGCGTTACGTCAGTCTACCCACGTTGCTTCTTTACCTCGATAAACGGCTGCGACTTTCATCCATTCTGGCTCTGCGGAGAATGGACAGGCTGGAGGGGCTACCATCATGGAACCATGTTACTCAATCGAATGGCTTCTCTGTGGCTGAGCGCGAGCAGCTATGGAAGTTCGTTCCGTCAAGGCTCTCCCGGAGCGATCAGAAAATATTTCGCCTTAATGCTAATCACTCGGGAGCTAACCAACGTATTGTTTACGACCATTGGAATCGGTTGATTGACTCGACTCGATACGCGCTGAGTTTCTTTCTTGCTCCACACGAATCCATCGCAATGTGGCGCCTCTACGCGCCTCAAGGATTCGCCATCCGCACCTCTTTGGATTCCCTGAACAAGGCATTGGTGCACACGGAACGGAAATGGCGGATCAGCCGGATGAAATACTGGGATAAAACCGCAGAAATCAATCCGGATCAACTGTCCGCCGACCCTGAACTAAAGTCTGCTTTGCGTCGCCCTTTCTTGCTGAAGAGTCGCGAGTACGATTACGAGAACGAAGTCAGGCTTTTCACGGTTGATGGCCACGCTCGTCGAAATTTGGTCGTGGAGCAGGTTGCGCCCGAAGACTGGATTGAGGAAATGCGGGTTTCACCCGAAATCTGGAGTGAAGATGCGGCGCTGCTGCGCGACCTCGTGAAAAGCCGCTGTCCAATGCTTGAGAACCGCCTCGGACCATCACCCCTTGCGAGTGTATCCAACCATGCCGAATCCTGTTGGTCAGAAATTGAAGCAGGTGTTTCCAATGAGAACGCGCAGAAGAACTGGCCCACTTTTCTGTGGGAGCCATGA
- a CDS encoding lysylphosphatidylglycerol synthase transmembrane domain-containing protein has product MITAIKRLIRERIRLMRHILLPGLLAMAILTALVSVAGWTPLWTAIHKTSTPLLAVALLVYAATWLFRTFRLHSLSDRAGLPLGRRILFRFFLASQALNSVLPARIGDVANVLFFHWQGLAFGRAVAIILQTRVLDAAALVLVSVPALAALAGEGRSMGWAVGAFLLCILFTILPSALVWLDKKTTLFTWLEKLLLRKGTRAFSLTAQTGRDFLEEYHAVTKDRRLWSWTLGFSLIAALGEGLATWIIAKAVGADITMVVALFAVSFATIGKSATVTPGGVGVYEAVFVAVLRLFGVGFDLALLVAILDHGLKKGFNLLIGLPALSDPAIRGSAREETPVTEDPGTRPEEPLTPAKEEICVVESPETRRTLTVCGLLLIAVLALISALHWSWYPIQSDPWYHTAVIQGMIQAGGLPTWDFWEMAPVGRPHIYPMSFHVVGYLASFAGVSPAAYTTFMSWALWPVSMFTMWLWMFKVFGPRAALVSVILLCGPTAYFSHQATFPGVAFGMTIAPLALLALESEHFLACAALNLLASTAHPMALFLPPALVINTLLRRKKLLAGLLAACVPMLLYVPWLAHGWANRASLSEQRSGGDVSIMGFGIASGLNLGVALAVTACLGIGWAAARRDKALALLGPLLGCAAVFPLGFGGRLLHFSIHWPLACLGGYGAAMLFDWCMRKLPRHTSAVRIVSVSLAFVILATWVVMEVPLPKRNYKGEFVPIPKDPNLPAKSDATNASPRVYFAMNTSMAVKLLNPEMNPPSWRFERAGVRITRGVRPLGRTRQDFYHHEGAPDFFAAINREVAIGEVIYTGESGVSAYLTGCTGHWTTGGMLHEQKWERVEPERCQYWATLGGKSGRGSKAPPDSCVLIFENSFGSLYKNDVPLVRMEPKPAAVSTLNLMVLAGLGICLVLLDLLLARDRIRARVLLGGGASVVALSCVALLAWTAVGELFPPPSATTPKSGPPLALTIEVGDRQKTKP; this is encoded by the coding sequence ATGATCACCGCCATCAAACGGCTGATTCGCGAGCGCATCCGGCTGATGCGGCATATCCTGCTGCCGGGATTGCTGGCGATGGCCATTCTGACGGCGCTGGTCTCAGTGGCGGGCTGGACGCCGCTTTGGACGGCGATCCACAAGACCTCCACTCCGCTCCTGGCGGTGGCTCTGCTTGTTTATGCGGCCACCTGGCTATTCCGGACCTTCCGGCTGCATTCGCTGTCGGACCGCGCCGGACTGCCGCTCGGCCGACGGATTCTTTTCCGGTTCTTTCTGGCCTCGCAGGCCTTGAACTCGGTGCTGCCGGCCCGCATCGGCGATGTAGCCAATGTATTGTTTTTCCATTGGCAAGGGCTGGCGTTCGGCCGGGCAGTTGCCATTATCCTGCAAACGCGGGTGCTCGACGCCGCCGCGCTGGTGTTGGTTTCGGTGCCCGCGCTGGCAGCCCTGGCCGGGGAAGGCCGATCCATGGGCTGGGCCGTGGGCGCGTTTCTGCTGTGCATTTTGTTCACCATCCTGCCTTCGGCCCTGGTGTGGCTGGACAAAAAGACCACGCTCTTCACCTGGTTGGAAAAGCTGCTATTGCGCAAGGGGACGCGCGCCTTCTCGCTTACTGCTCAAACCGGCCGCGATTTCCTTGAAGAATATCATGCCGTCACCAAGGATCGCCGGCTCTGGAGCTGGACGCTGGGGTTCTCGCTCATCGCCGCGCTGGGAGAAGGTTTGGCCACCTGGATTATCGCCAAAGCGGTGGGGGCGGATATTACCATGGTGGTGGCCTTGTTTGCGGTCTCGTTCGCGACGATTGGCAAGAGCGCCACGGTCACGCCCGGCGGCGTGGGGGTTTATGAAGCGGTGTTTGTGGCCGTGCTACGGCTGTTCGGCGTCGGCTTTGACCTGGCTTTGCTCGTCGCCATCTTGGATCACGGTTTGAAAAAGGGCTTTAACCTGCTGATTGGTTTGCCTGCCCTATCCGACCCCGCCATCCGTGGTTCTGCAAGGGAAGAAACCCCGGTGACGGAGGATCCCGGAACCCGGCCGGAGGAACCCCTGACTCCAGCGAAAGAGGAAATTTGCGTGGTGGAGTCACCCGAGACTCGCCGGACGTTGACCGTCTGCGGGCTGTTGCTGATTGCCGTTCTGGCGTTGATCAGCGCGCTGCATTGGTCGTGGTATCCCATTCAAAGCGATCCTTGGTACCACACCGCCGTGATTCAAGGCATGATCCAGGCAGGCGGGCTGCCGACGTGGGATTTTTGGGAGATGGCGCCGGTTGGGCGTCCGCACATTTATCCCATGTCGTTTCACGTCGTGGGCTACCTGGCGTCGTTCGCGGGGGTGTCGCCAGCGGCTTACACAACTTTCATGAGCTGGGCGCTCTGGCCAGTCTCCATGTTTACCATGTGGCTGTGGATGTTTAAGGTGTTCGGGCCGCGTGCGGCCCTCGTGTCGGTGATTCTCCTTTGCGGGCCAACCGCCTATTTTTCGCACCAGGCGACTTTCCCGGGGGTCGCTTTCGGCATGACGATTGCGCCACTGGCGCTGCTGGCGCTCGAATCGGAACATTTTCTGGCCTGCGCGGCGTTGAACCTGCTGGCGTCCACAGCGCATCCCATGGCCCTATTTCTGCCACCGGCCCTGGTCATTAATACCCTCCTGCGCCGCAAAAAGCTGCTGGCCGGGCTCCTGGCGGCGTGCGTGCCGATGCTCCTTTATGTTCCCTGGTTGGCCCATGGTTGGGCCAATCGGGCTTCCCTCTCCGAGCAACGCTCGGGCGGTGATGTCTCCATCATGGGATTTGGCATTGCGAGCGGACTCAACCTCGGGGTGGCGCTGGCGGTGACGGCCTGCCTGGGAATTGGTTGGGCGGCGGCTCGCCGGGACAAGGCCCTGGCACTGCTGGGTCCGTTACTGGGATGTGCGGCGGTTTTTCCACTGGGGTTTGGCGGACGCCTTTTGCATTTCAGTATTCACTGGCCGCTGGCCTGCCTCGGCGGGTATGGAGCCGCGATGCTATTTGATTGGTGCATGCGCAAACTTCCCCGCCACACATCCGCAGTGAGAATCGTGTCCGTAAGCCTGGCCTTCGTGATCCTGGCGACGTGGGTGGTGATGGAAGTCCCGCTCCCCAAGAGAAACTATAAAGGCGAGTTTGTCCCTATCCCAAAGGATCCAAATCTCCCGGCAAAATCCGACGCCACAAATGCGAGTCCTCGGGTCTATTTCGCGATGAACACATCCATGGCAGTGAAACTGCTAAACCCCGAGATGAACCCGCCGAGCTGGCGCTTCGAGCGAGCGGGCGTGCGTATCACCCGTGGTGTTCGTCCCTTGGGCAGGACGAGGCAGGACTTTTATCATCATGAAGGTGCTCCGGATTTTTTCGCGGCTATAAATCGTGAAGTGGCGATCGGCGAGGTGATTTATACCGGCGAAAGCGGGGTGTCAGCGTATTTGACCGGCTGCACCGGGCACTGGACCACTGGTGGCATGCTGCACGAGCAGAAGTGGGAGCGGGTGGAGCCGGAGCGGTGTCAGTATTGGGCCACTTTGGGCGGGAAATCGGGACGGGGCTCCAAGGCACCACCAGATAGTTGTGTCCTGATTTTTGAAAACTCCTTCGGCTCCCTTTACAAAAATGACGTGCCGTTGGTGAGAATGGAGCCGAAGCCCGCAGCCGTTTCGACGTTGAACCTGATGGTGCTGGCGGGGTTGGGAATTTGCCTGGTGCTGCTGGACCTGTTGCTCGCGCGCGACCGCATTCGCGCCCGGGTCCTGCTCGGGGGCGGAGCGTCGGTGGTGGCGTTGTCGTGTGTGGCATTGCTGGCTTGGACCGCAGTGGGCGAGCTGTTCCCGCCGCCCAGCGCGACGACACCCAAGAGCGGACCACCGCTGGCTTTGACCATCGAAGTGGGGGATCGGCAAAAAACCAAACCATGA